In a single window of the Eleginops maclovinus isolate JMC-PN-2008 ecotype Puerto Natales chromosome 6, JC_Emac_rtc_rv5, whole genome shotgun sequence genome:
- the LOC134865777 gene encoding rap guanine nucleotide exchange factor 4-like isoform X2 — protein MESGSNNDRLTDRDNMNSDSANKTQNKIPSEKLQRAGKVLRNAILSRAPHMIRDRKYHLKTYRQCCVGTELVDWLVLQSACVLTRSHAVGMWQALLEEGVLNHVDQELGFQDKYLFYRFLDDEEEDTPLPSEEEKRESEEELPETILFLAQIGPDALLRMILRKSPGQRTGDDLEIIYDELLHIKALAHLSNTVKRELASVVIFESHAKAGTVLFNQGEEGTSWYIIQKGSVNVVIYGKGVVCTLHEGDDFGKLALVTDSPRAASIVLREDNCHFLRVDKEDFNRILRDVEANTVRLKEHEQAVLVLEKSPRASTLGSIKYTVISGTPEKILEHFLESMRMDIHQSEPDPAVDDFVLMHSVFMPNSQLCPLLMAHYHAASPPGSEQERLEYALNSKRKALILALRWANSHTYLLQEEPAAISFLEELYGSVSNDSRILRGLKDFIPDLEKIVKLHSEEAKSIKKKTLIRQFSNGEERLQKKQPIRNHDDILLKVYCSDHTYTTIRVAVAATGKEVVSAVAEKLGTTDELVLVHLGSAEKQMVKPNDVSVFSTLSINGRLFACPRDQLNGLTPLPDQEGPTAGSMSTFELMSSKDLAYQMTMFDWELFSCVHEHELLYHTFGRQSFRRTTANLDLFLRRFNQVQLWVVTEVCLCAQLSKRVQLLKKFIKIAAHCREFKNLNSFFAIIMGMSNPAVSRLSQTWEKLPTKFKKFYAEFESMMDPSRNHRSYRLTVTKLEPPIIPFMPLLLKDMTFTHEGNKTFIDNMVNFEKMRIIANAIRQVRHCRSLPFNPEICQPNKNQAEVRGYVRKLCVIDNQRALTQLSYRLEPRRT, from the exons aTCCCTTCAGAGAAGCTGCAGAGAGCGGGGAAAGTTCTCCGCAATGCCATCCTGTCCAGAGCTCCACACATGATAAGAGACAGGAAGTACCACCTCAAGACATATAG ACAGTGCTGCGTGGGCACAGAGCTGGTGGATTGGTTGGTGCTGCAGAGTGCCTGTGTTCTCACCCGGTCCCACGCTGTTGGGATGTGGCAGGCACTACTGGAAGAAGGGGTGCTCAACCACG TGGACCAGGAGCTGGGTTTCCAGGACAAATACCTGTTTTACCGATTTCTtgacgatgaggaggaggacactCCATTACCcagtgaggaggagaagagggagagtgAGGAGGAGCTGCCGGAGACCATCCTCTTCCTTGCTCAGATTGGCCCTGACGCACTGCTGCGCATGATCCTCCGGAAATC GCCTGGTCAGAGGACAGGGGATGACCTCGAGATCATCTACGATGAGCTGCTTCACATCAAGGCCTTAGCTCACCTCTCCAACACT GTGAAGAGGGAACTGGCGAGCGTTGTGATCTTCGAGTCACATGCAAAAGCTGGAACAGTGT TGTTCAACCAAGGAGAGGAGGGCACATCATGGTACATCATTCAGAAGGGCTCCGTGAACGTGGTAATCTACGGCAAG GGTGTGGTGTGTACGCTCCATGAGGGTGATGACTTTGGGAAGTTGGCCCTGGTTACGGATTCACCTCGTGCCGCCTCCATCGTCCTGAGAGAAGACAACTGTCACTTCCTACGTGTCGACAAGGAAGACTTCAACAGGATACTGAGG gATGTTGAAGCCAACACGGTGCGTTTGAAAGAGCATGAACAAGCTGTGCTGGTGTTAGAAAAGAGTCCTCGAGCCTCCACCCTGGGAAGCATCAA GTACACTGTGATATCAGGAACACCAGAGAAGATTTTAGAGCACTTCCTGGAGTCCATGAGGATGGACATACATCAAAGTGAACCAG ACCCGGCAGTGGATGATTTTGTCCTGATGCACAGTGTCTTCATGCCCAACAGCCAGCTGTGCCCTCTGCTCATGGCACA CTACCATGCGGCGTCTCCGCCTGGCTCTGAACAGGAGAGGTTGGAGTATGCTCTCAACAGTAAGAGGAAGGCCCTCATTCTGGCCCTGCGCTGGGCTAACTCGCACACCTACCTGCTACAGGAGGAGCCTGCTGCAATCTCCTTTCTCGAG GAGTTGTATGGGAGTGTTTCAAATGATTCTCGGATATTGAGAGGTTTGAAAGACTTTATTCCTGACCTGGAGAAAATTGTCAAATTACA TTCGGAAGAAGCCAAATCCATAAAAAAG AAAACCTTAATACGACAGTTCAGCAACGGAGAGGAAAGGCTGCAGAAGAAACAGCCTATTAGGAATCACGATGACA TCCTATTGAAGGTGTACTGCAGTGATCACACATACACCACTATCCGGGTAGCCGTGGCTGCGACTGGAAAAGAGGTGGTCAGCGCTGTGGCCGAAAAGCTGGGCACCACTGATGAACTGGTGCTGGTCCACCTCGGCTCTGCAG aaaaacaaatggtgaaGCCTAATGACGTTTCAGTGTTTTCTACTCTGAGCATCAATGGCAGATTATTTGCTTGTCCCCGAGACCAGCTCAACGGTCTG ACTCCTCTTCCAGACCAGGAGGGTCCGACTGCAGGCTCCATGTCAACCTTTGAGTTGATGAGCTCTAAGGACCTGGCTTACCAAATGACTATGTTTGACTGGGAGCTCTTCAGCTGTGTGCATGAG catGAGCTGCTCTACCACACGTTTGGCCGGCAGAGCTTCAGAAGAACCACGGCTAACCTGGACTTGTTTCTGCGGAGGTTCAACCAGGTCCAGCTGTGGGTGGTCACTGAGGTTTGCCTCTGCGCACAGCTCAGCAAGAGAGTCCAACTCCTCAAGAAGTTCATCAAGATTGCAGCACA CTGTCGGGAGTTTAAGAACCTGAATTCATTCTTTGCCATCATTATGGGGATGAGCAACCCTGCTGTCAGCAGATTGAGCCAGACGTGGGAG AAACTACCCACCAAGTTCAAGAAGTTCTATGCTGAGTTTGAGAGTATGATG GACCCCTCAAGAAACCACCGATCCTACCGACTCACTGTCACGAAACTGGAACCACCAATCATCCCCTTCATGCCACTCCTACTCAAAG ATATGACATTTACACACGAGGGCAACAAGACCTTTATCGACAACATGGTCAATTTTGAGAAAATG CGTATTATAGCAAACGCAATTCGGCAAGTGAGGCACTGTAGAAGCCTACCATTCA ATCCTGAGATATGCCAACCCAACAAAAACCAAGCGGAAGTACGGGGTTACGTGAGGAAACTCTGTGTGATCGACAACCAGAGGGCACTGACGCAGCTCTCCTACAGGCTGGAGCCTCGGCGGACATGA